A genomic region of Bombus fervidus isolate BK054 chromosome 17, iyBomFerv1, whole genome shotgun sequence contains the following coding sequences:
- the P120ctn gene encoding adherens junction protein p120 isoform X2 yields the protein MSNNQLVDSCLLVNRRIVERQEHNITHTEITQRRVLQEKGPDMPQYTGQSDADYHGSNGQADTHSLHSSHLSVQEDPLLIRSHKQQTTQQVTNVSKVVREVSHMEPDPGAVSYMSVPLMSQDYQHADRRYPADSYMVGFEHYEPYLGYPPQPGYPGPHGIYMPRSHSPHSPHSPSEHSRASPPHEYLRKAAPYVEGGYNDIDPGLNPALQDHYRITPSPGGPGDQYDQISNSWNMDDSGEPSQHPHDENKVAYGYVSPSPYGPVGYGPGVGVGPVAVPSDVPGYDEGHPVPLTSGVPPGMFDDEVHLQRLQSRHPVVPGMASPLDDDQKSMRWRDPNLSEVIGFLSNPNNIIKANAAAYLQHLCYMDDPNKQKTRSLGGIPPLVQLLDHDNPDVYRNACGALRNLSYGRQNDENKRAIKNAGGVPALINLLRRTSDADVKELVTGVLWNLSSCEDLKKSIIDDGVTMVVNNIIIPHSGWDPSSSSGETCWSTVFRNASGVLRNVSSAGEYARKKLRECEGLVDALLYVVRSAIEKSNIGNKIVENCVCILRNLSYRCQEVEDPNYDKHPIQSTVQNRVAAPVKGENLGCFGGSKKKKDGQPVQKETTASRTTSPRTEPVRGMELLWQPEVVQSYLKLLQTCSNPETLEAAAGALQNLAACYWQPSIEIRAAVRKEKGLPILVELLRMEVDRVVCAVATALRNLAIDQRNKELIGKYAMRDLIQKLPSGNNQHDQGTSDDTIAAVLATLNEVIKKNAEFSRSLLDAGGVDRLMNITRQRQKYTPRVLKFAGQVLFTMWQHQELRDVYKKHGWKEQDFVTKTVAARNSGPNSPNNANSTLNRPMASQGSTRYEDRTIQRANMNSNNVGRPTIYQPQPKPGEPLYAQVNLEKKKKRQYELGVGQAQGQGPVVGSGVGVAAGAPTAGQWVADGVGVPDGSAATATVNVPPNSTAASAGDSWV from the exons ATGTCAAATAATCAGCTGGTTGACTCCTGTCT GCTGGTGAATCGTCGAATCGTCGAGAGACAGGAGCACAATATAACGCACACTGAGATCACACAGAG ACGCGTTCTCCAGGAGAAGGGCCCCGACATGCCGCAATACAC CGGACAGAGTGATGCAGATTACCACGGAAGTAACGGCCAGGCGGACACCCATTCGTTGCATTCGTCTCATTTGTCTGTCCAAGAGGATCCATTACTTATCCGCAGCCATAAGCAGCAAACTACTCAACAA GTGACAAACGTGTCGAAGGTTGTTCGCGAGGTATCACACATGGAGCCAGATCCAGGCGCAGTGAGTTACATGTCAGTTCCATTGATGTCTCAGGATTATCAGCACGCGGACCGGCGATACCCGGCGGACTCGTACATGGTCGGTTTTGAACATTACGAGCCGTACCTCGGTTATCCACCACAGCCAGGGTATCCGGGTCCGCATGGTATCTACATGCCACGCTCGCATTCTCCTCACAGTCCTCATAGTCCTTCTGAGCACAGTCGTGCCTCGCCTCCGCATG aaTACCTACGTAAGGCGGCGCCGTATGTGGAAGGCGGTTACAACGACATCGATCCAGGTTTGAATCCCGCGTTGCAAGATCATTATCGTATTACTCCTAGTCCTGGTGGTCCCGGAGATCAATATG ATCAAATCAGCAACTCTTGGAATATGGATGACTCTGGCGAACCCTCTCAGCATCCTCATG ACGAGAATAAAGTGGCTTACGGTTACGTGTCTCCGTCCCCTTATGGACCTGTTGGATACGGCCCTGGCGTCGGGGTAGGTCCAGTCGCAGTTCCTAGCGATGTGCCCGGTTACGACGAAGGCCATCCGGTCCCACTCACCTCTGGAGTTCCTCCGGGAATGTTTGACGACGAGGTTCATCTTCAACGGCTACAATCTCGACATCCGGTGGTGCCCGGCATGGCTAGTCCATTGGACGATGATCAGAAGTCCATGAGATGGCGAGATCCGAACTTGTCGGAGGTGATCGGTTTCCTGAGTAATCCAAACAACATCATCAAGGCGAACGCTGCCGCGTATCTGCAGCATCTATGCTACATGGACGATCCAAATAAGCAGAAGACGCGAAGTCTAGGTGGAATACCACCGTTAGTGCAATTATTGGATCACGATAATCCAGACGTGTATAGGAACGCATGTGGCGCGCTGCGGAATTTGTCTTACGGTAGACAGAACGACGAAAATAAGAGGGCTATCAAGAACGCCGGCGGTGTTCCGGCCTTGATCAATTTATTACGTAGGACGTCTGACGCGGACGTGAAGGAACTGGTGACGGGGGTTCTTTGGAATTTATCCTCGTGCGAG GACCTTAAGAAATCCATCATCGATGATGGCGTAACGATGGTGGTGAACAACATAATTATCCCGCACAGTGGCTGGGATCCAAGCTCTTCCAGTGGCGAGACATGCTGGTCGACCGTGTTCAGAAACGCATCTGGCGTCTTAAGAAACGTCTCTAGCGCTGGCGAGTATGCGAGGAAGAAACTGCGCGAGTGCGAAGGTTTGGTCGACGCCCTTCTTTACGTAGTACGATCCGCCATCGAGAAGTCGAACATCGGGAACAAGATCGTTGAGAACTGTGTGTGTATTCTGCGGAACCTGAGTTATCGGTGTCAGGAGGTGGAGGATCCAAACTACGACAAACATCCGATTCAGTCGACCGTTCAGAACAGGGTAGCTGCTCCAGTCAAAG GTGAAAATTTGGGTTGCTTTGGCGGcagcaagaagaagaaggatgGTCAACCAGTGCAAAAGGAAACGACCGCATCTCGCACTACCAGCCCTAGAACGGAACCCGTCAGAGGAATGGAGCTACTCTGGCAACCAGAAGTGGTACAGTCTTATTTGAAACTGCTGCAGACATGCTCAAATCCGGAAACTCTCGAGGCGGCGGCTGGGGCGCTTCAGAACCTCGCAGCCTGCTACTGGCAGCCAAGTATTGAAATTCGCGCGGCTGTGAGGAAGGAGAAGGGACTTCCCATTTTGGTGGAGTTGTTGCGGATGGAG GTGGACCGCGTAGTCTGTGCTGTGGCCACAGCTCTAAGAAATCTAGCGATAGACCAGCGTAACAAGGAACTGATCGGGAAATACGCGATGCGTGATCTCATCCAGAAGTTACCTTCAGGAAATAACCAGCATGATCAAGGAACAAGTGACGATACAATCGCCGCCGTTCTCGCCACATTGAACGAAGTGATCAAGAAAAACGCCGAGTTCTCGCGATCTCTGTTAGATGCTGGCGGTGTCGACAGATTGATGAACATTACTAGGCAACGCCAGAAATACACGCCTCGTGTTCTTAAATTTGCAG GACAAGTTTTGTTCACAATGTGGCAGCACCAAGAGCTGAGAGACGTTTACAAGAAGCACGGCTGGAAAGAGCAAGATTTCGTCACGAAAACGGTGGCAGCGCGGAATTCAGGGCCTAATTCACCTAACAATGCCAATAG CACCCTAAACCGACCAATGGCGAGTCAAGGGAGCACCAGATACGAGGACAGAACGATTCAGAGAGCGAACATGAATTCGAATAACGTCGGTCGACCCACTATATATCAGCCT CAACCGAAACCCGGTGAGCCGCTCTACGCGCAAGTTAACttggagaagaaaaagaagcggCAGTATGAGCTGGGGGTGGGACAGGCGCAGGGTCAGGGCCCGGTCGTCGGCTCGGGAGTGGGCGTCGCGGCCGGTGCACCTACGGCTGGCCAGTGGGTAGCCGACGGTGTTGGTGTTCCCGATGGCTCAGCCGCCACCGCAACAGTAAACGTTCCACCGAATTCGACTGCCGCCTCAGCCGGCGATTCCTGGGTATAA
- the P120ctn gene encoding adherens junction protein p120 isoform X1 gives MSNNQLVDSCLLVNRRIVERQEHNITHTEITQRRVLQEKGPDMPQYTGQSDADYHGSNGQADTHSLHSSHLSVQEDPLLIRSHKQQTTQQVTNVSKVVREVSHMEPDPGAVSYMSVPLMSQDYQHADRRYPADSYMVGFEHYEPYLGYPPQPGYPGPHGIYMPRSHSPHSPHSPSEHSRASPPHEYLRKAAPYVEGGYNDIDPGLNPALQDHYRITPSPGGPGDQYDQISNSWNMDDSGEPSQHPHDENKVAYGYVSPSPYGPVGYGPGVGVGPVAVPSDVPGYDEGHPVPLTSGVPPGMFDDEVHLQRLQSRHPVVPGMASPLDDDQKSMRWRDPNLSEVIGFLSNPNNIIKANAAAYLQHLCYMDDPNKQKTRSLGGIPPLVQLLDHDNPDVYRNACGALRNLSYGRQNDENKRAIKNAGGVPALINLLRRTSDADVKELVTGVLWNLSSCEDLKKSIIDDGVTMVVNNIIIPHSGWDPSSSSGETCWSTVFRNASGVLRNVSSAGEYARKKLRECEGLVDALLYVVRSAIEKSNIGNKIVENCVCILRNLSYRCQEVEDPNYDKHPIQSTVQNRVAAPVKGENLGCFGGSKKKKDGQPVQKETTASRTTSPRTEPVRGMELLWQPEVVQSYLKLLQTCSNPETLEAAAGALQNLAACYWQPSIEIRAAVRKEKGLPILVELLRMEVDRVVCAVATALRNLAIDQRNKELIGKYAMRDLIQKLPSGNNQHDQGTSDDTIAAVLATLNEVIKKNAEFSRSLLDAGGVDRLMNITRQRQKYTPRVLKFAGQVLFTMWQHQELRDVYKKHGWKEQDFVTKTVAARNSGPNSPNNANSYDCSTLNRPMASQGSTRYEDRTIQRANMNSNNVGRPTIYQPQPKPGEPLYAQVNLEKKKKRQYELGVGQAQGQGPVVGSGVGVAAGAPTAGQWVADGVGVPDGSAATATVNVPPNSTAASAGDSWV, from the exons ATGTCAAATAATCAGCTGGTTGACTCCTGTCT GCTGGTGAATCGTCGAATCGTCGAGAGACAGGAGCACAATATAACGCACACTGAGATCACACAGAG ACGCGTTCTCCAGGAGAAGGGCCCCGACATGCCGCAATACAC CGGACAGAGTGATGCAGATTACCACGGAAGTAACGGCCAGGCGGACACCCATTCGTTGCATTCGTCTCATTTGTCTGTCCAAGAGGATCCATTACTTATCCGCAGCCATAAGCAGCAAACTACTCAACAA GTGACAAACGTGTCGAAGGTTGTTCGCGAGGTATCACACATGGAGCCAGATCCAGGCGCAGTGAGTTACATGTCAGTTCCATTGATGTCTCAGGATTATCAGCACGCGGACCGGCGATACCCGGCGGACTCGTACATGGTCGGTTTTGAACATTACGAGCCGTACCTCGGTTATCCACCACAGCCAGGGTATCCGGGTCCGCATGGTATCTACATGCCACGCTCGCATTCTCCTCACAGTCCTCATAGTCCTTCTGAGCACAGTCGTGCCTCGCCTCCGCATG aaTACCTACGTAAGGCGGCGCCGTATGTGGAAGGCGGTTACAACGACATCGATCCAGGTTTGAATCCCGCGTTGCAAGATCATTATCGTATTACTCCTAGTCCTGGTGGTCCCGGAGATCAATATG ATCAAATCAGCAACTCTTGGAATATGGATGACTCTGGCGAACCCTCTCAGCATCCTCATG ACGAGAATAAAGTGGCTTACGGTTACGTGTCTCCGTCCCCTTATGGACCTGTTGGATACGGCCCTGGCGTCGGGGTAGGTCCAGTCGCAGTTCCTAGCGATGTGCCCGGTTACGACGAAGGCCATCCGGTCCCACTCACCTCTGGAGTTCCTCCGGGAATGTTTGACGACGAGGTTCATCTTCAACGGCTACAATCTCGACATCCGGTGGTGCCCGGCATGGCTAGTCCATTGGACGATGATCAGAAGTCCATGAGATGGCGAGATCCGAACTTGTCGGAGGTGATCGGTTTCCTGAGTAATCCAAACAACATCATCAAGGCGAACGCTGCCGCGTATCTGCAGCATCTATGCTACATGGACGATCCAAATAAGCAGAAGACGCGAAGTCTAGGTGGAATACCACCGTTAGTGCAATTATTGGATCACGATAATCCAGACGTGTATAGGAACGCATGTGGCGCGCTGCGGAATTTGTCTTACGGTAGACAGAACGACGAAAATAAGAGGGCTATCAAGAACGCCGGCGGTGTTCCGGCCTTGATCAATTTATTACGTAGGACGTCTGACGCGGACGTGAAGGAACTGGTGACGGGGGTTCTTTGGAATTTATCCTCGTGCGAG GACCTTAAGAAATCCATCATCGATGATGGCGTAACGATGGTGGTGAACAACATAATTATCCCGCACAGTGGCTGGGATCCAAGCTCTTCCAGTGGCGAGACATGCTGGTCGACCGTGTTCAGAAACGCATCTGGCGTCTTAAGAAACGTCTCTAGCGCTGGCGAGTATGCGAGGAAGAAACTGCGCGAGTGCGAAGGTTTGGTCGACGCCCTTCTTTACGTAGTACGATCCGCCATCGAGAAGTCGAACATCGGGAACAAGATCGTTGAGAACTGTGTGTGTATTCTGCGGAACCTGAGTTATCGGTGTCAGGAGGTGGAGGATCCAAACTACGACAAACATCCGATTCAGTCGACCGTTCAGAACAGGGTAGCTGCTCCAGTCAAAG GTGAAAATTTGGGTTGCTTTGGCGGcagcaagaagaagaaggatgGTCAACCAGTGCAAAAGGAAACGACCGCATCTCGCACTACCAGCCCTAGAACGGAACCCGTCAGAGGAATGGAGCTACTCTGGCAACCAGAAGTGGTACAGTCTTATTTGAAACTGCTGCAGACATGCTCAAATCCGGAAACTCTCGAGGCGGCGGCTGGGGCGCTTCAGAACCTCGCAGCCTGCTACTGGCAGCCAAGTATTGAAATTCGCGCGGCTGTGAGGAAGGAGAAGGGACTTCCCATTTTGGTGGAGTTGTTGCGGATGGAG GTGGACCGCGTAGTCTGTGCTGTGGCCACAGCTCTAAGAAATCTAGCGATAGACCAGCGTAACAAGGAACTGATCGGGAAATACGCGATGCGTGATCTCATCCAGAAGTTACCTTCAGGAAATAACCAGCATGATCAAGGAACAAGTGACGATACAATCGCCGCCGTTCTCGCCACATTGAACGAAGTGATCAAGAAAAACGCCGAGTTCTCGCGATCTCTGTTAGATGCTGGCGGTGTCGACAGATTGATGAACATTACTAGGCAACGCCAGAAATACACGCCTCGTGTTCTTAAATTTGCAG GACAAGTTTTGTTCACAATGTGGCAGCACCAAGAGCTGAGAGACGTTTACAAGAAGCACGGCTGGAAAGAGCAAGATTTCGTCACGAAAACGGTGGCAGCGCGGAATTCAGGGCCTAATTCACCTAACAATGCCAATAG CTATGATTGTAGCACCCTAAACCGACCAATGGCGAGTCAAGGGAGCACCAGATACGAGGACAGAACGATTCAGAGAGCGAACATGAATTCGAATAACGTCGGTCGACCCACTATATATCAGCCT CAACCGAAACCCGGTGAGCCGCTCTACGCGCAAGTTAACttggagaagaaaaagaagcggCAGTATGAGCTGGGGGTGGGACAGGCGCAGGGTCAGGGCCCGGTCGTCGGCTCGGGAGTGGGCGTCGCGGCCGGTGCACCTACGGCTGGCCAGTGGGTAGCCGACGGTGTTGGTGTTCCCGATGGCTCAGCCGCCACCGCAACAGTAAACGTTCCACCGAATTCGACTGCCGCCTCAGCCGGCGATTCCTGGGTATAA
- the P120ctn gene encoding adherens junction protein p120 isoform X3 codes for MSNNQLVDSCLLVNRRIVERQEHNITHTEITQRRVLQEKGPDMPQYTGQSDADYHGSNGQADTHSLHSSHLSVQEDPLLIRSHKQQTTQQVTNVSKVVREVSHMEPDPGAVSYMSVPLMSQDYQHADRRYPADSYMVGFEHYEPYLGYPPQPGYPGPHGIYMPRSHSPHSPHSPSEHSRASPPHEYLRKAAPYVEGGYNDIDPGLNPALQDHYRITPSPGGPGDQYDENKVAYGYVSPSPYGPVGYGPGVGVGPVAVPSDVPGYDEGHPVPLTSGVPPGMFDDEVHLQRLQSRHPVVPGMASPLDDDQKSMRWRDPNLSEVIGFLSNPNNIIKANAAAYLQHLCYMDDPNKQKTRSLGGIPPLVQLLDHDNPDVYRNACGALRNLSYGRQNDENKRAIKNAGGVPALINLLRRTSDADVKELVTGVLWNLSSCEDLKKSIIDDGVTMVVNNIIIPHSGWDPSSSSGETCWSTVFRNASGVLRNVSSAGEYARKKLRECEGLVDALLYVVRSAIEKSNIGNKIVENCVCILRNLSYRCQEVEDPNYDKHPIQSTVQNRVAAPVKGENLGCFGGSKKKKDGQPVQKETTASRTTSPRTEPVRGMELLWQPEVVQSYLKLLQTCSNPETLEAAAGALQNLAACYWQPSIEIRAAVRKEKGLPILVELLRMEVDRVVCAVATALRNLAIDQRNKELIGKYAMRDLIQKLPSGNNQHDQGTSDDTIAAVLATLNEVIKKNAEFSRSLLDAGGVDRLMNITRQRQKYTPRVLKFAGQVLFTMWQHQELRDVYKKHGWKEQDFVTKTVAARNSGPNSPNNANSYDCSTLNRPMASQGSTRYEDRTIQRANMNSNNVGRPTIYQPQPKPGEPLYAQVNLEKKKKRQYELGVGQAQGQGPVVGSGVGVAAGAPTAGQWVADGVGVPDGSAATATVNVPPNSTAASAGDSWV; via the exons ATGTCAAATAATCAGCTGGTTGACTCCTGTCT GCTGGTGAATCGTCGAATCGTCGAGAGACAGGAGCACAATATAACGCACACTGAGATCACACAGAG ACGCGTTCTCCAGGAGAAGGGCCCCGACATGCCGCAATACAC CGGACAGAGTGATGCAGATTACCACGGAAGTAACGGCCAGGCGGACACCCATTCGTTGCATTCGTCTCATTTGTCTGTCCAAGAGGATCCATTACTTATCCGCAGCCATAAGCAGCAAACTACTCAACAA GTGACAAACGTGTCGAAGGTTGTTCGCGAGGTATCACACATGGAGCCAGATCCAGGCGCAGTGAGTTACATGTCAGTTCCATTGATGTCTCAGGATTATCAGCACGCGGACCGGCGATACCCGGCGGACTCGTACATGGTCGGTTTTGAACATTACGAGCCGTACCTCGGTTATCCACCACAGCCAGGGTATCCGGGTCCGCATGGTATCTACATGCCACGCTCGCATTCTCCTCACAGTCCTCATAGTCCTTCTGAGCACAGTCGTGCCTCGCCTCCGCATG aaTACCTACGTAAGGCGGCGCCGTATGTGGAAGGCGGTTACAACGACATCGATCCAGGTTTGAATCCCGCGTTGCAAGATCATTATCGTATTACTCCTAGTCCTGGTGGTCCCGGAGATCAATATG ACGAGAATAAAGTGGCTTACGGTTACGTGTCTCCGTCCCCTTATGGACCTGTTGGATACGGCCCTGGCGTCGGGGTAGGTCCAGTCGCAGTTCCTAGCGATGTGCCCGGTTACGACGAAGGCCATCCGGTCCCACTCACCTCTGGAGTTCCTCCGGGAATGTTTGACGACGAGGTTCATCTTCAACGGCTACAATCTCGACATCCGGTGGTGCCCGGCATGGCTAGTCCATTGGACGATGATCAGAAGTCCATGAGATGGCGAGATCCGAACTTGTCGGAGGTGATCGGTTTCCTGAGTAATCCAAACAACATCATCAAGGCGAACGCTGCCGCGTATCTGCAGCATCTATGCTACATGGACGATCCAAATAAGCAGAAGACGCGAAGTCTAGGTGGAATACCACCGTTAGTGCAATTATTGGATCACGATAATCCAGACGTGTATAGGAACGCATGTGGCGCGCTGCGGAATTTGTCTTACGGTAGACAGAACGACGAAAATAAGAGGGCTATCAAGAACGCCGGCGGTGTTCCGGCCTTGATCAATTTATTACGTAGGACGTCTGACGCGGACGTGAAGGAACTGGTGACGGGGGTTCTTTGGAATTTATCCTCGTGCGAG GACCTTAAGAAATCCATCATCGATGATGGCGTAACGATGGTGGTGAACAACATAATTATCCCGCACAGTGGCTGGGATCCAAGCTCTTCCAGTGGCGAGACATGCTGGTCGACCGTGTTCAGAAACGCATCTGGCGTCTTAAGAAACGTCTCTAGCGCTGGCGAGTATGCGAGGAAGAAACTGCGCGAGTGCGAAGGTTTGGTCGACGCCCTTCTTTACGTAGTACGATCCGCCATCGAGAAGTCGAACATCGGGAACAAGATCGTTGAGAACTGTGTGTGTATTCTGCGGAACCTGAGTTATCGGTGTCAGGAGGTGGAGGATCCAAACTACGACAAACATCCGATTCAGTCGACCGTTCAGAACAGGGTAGCTGCTCCAGTCAAAG GTGAAAATTTGGGTTGCTTTGGCGGcagcaagaagaagaaggatgGTCAACCAGTGCAAAAGGAAACGACCGCATCTCGCACTACCAGCCCTAGAACGGAACCCGTCAGAGGAATGGAGCTACTCTGGCAACCAGAAGTGGTACAGTCTTATTTGAAACTGCTGCAGACATGCTCAAATCCGGAAACTCTCGAGGCGGCGGCTGGGGCGCTTCAGAACCTCGCAGCCTGCTACTGGCAGCCAAGTATTGAAATTCGCGCGGCTGTGAGGAAGGAGAAGGGACTTCCCATTTTGGTGGAGTTGTTGCGGATGGAG GTGGACCGCGTAGTCTGTGCTGTGGCCACAGCTCTAAGAAATCTAGCGATAGACCAGCGTAACAAGGAACTGATCGGGAAATACGCGATGCGTGATCTCATCCAGAAGTTACCTTCAGGAAATAACCAGCATGATCAAGGAACAAGTGACGATACAATCGCCGCCGTTCTCGCCACATTGAACGAAGTGATCAAGAAAAACGCCGAGTTCTCGCGATCTCTGTTAGATGCTGGCGGTGTCGACAGATTGATGAACATTACTAGGCAACGCCAGAAATACACGCCTCGTGTTCTTAAATTTGCAG GACAAGTTTTGTTCACAATGTGGCAGCACCAAGAGCTGAGAGACGTTTACAAGAAGCACGGCTGGAAAGAGCAAGATTTCGTCACGAAAACGGTGGCAGCGCGGAATTCAGGGCCTAATTCACCTAACAATGCCAATAG CTATGATTGTAGCACCCTAAACCGACCAATGGCGAGTCAAGGGAGCACCAGATACGAGGACAGAACGATTCAGAGAGCGAACATGAATTCGAATAACGTCGGTCGACCCACTATATATCAGCCT CAACCGAAACCCGGTGAGCCGCTCTACGCGCAAGTTAACttggagaagaaaaagaagcggCAGTATGAGCTGGGGGTGGGACAGGCGCAGGGTCAGGGCCCGGTCGTCGGCTCGGGAGTGGGCGTCGCGGCCGGTGCACCTACGGCTGGCCAGTGGGTAGCCGACGGTGTTGGTGTTCCCGATGGCTCAGCCGCCACCGCAACAGTAAACGTTCCACCGAATTCGACTGCCGCCTCAGCCGGCGATTCCTGGGTATAA